The following coding sequences lie in one Tichowtungia aerotolerans genomic window:
- the dnaE gene encoding DNA polymerase III subunit alpha produces MKTVPFCHLHFHTQYSLLDSACKVGEIMETAKALGQEYVAMTDHGNLYGAVEFYKKAYSAGIKPIIGCEVYVARNGMDEKSSQADNMHLVLLAENNKGYENLMKLVSKAHLEGFYYKPRIDKKLLREYSGGIIGLSACLKGEVTEAAAAGDVDKAVALAHEYSEILGPNNFYLELQDHGMPEQKEGNRHMLEVARITGLPLVVTNDVHYIKQTDHEAHDVLICLQQGHLLTDENRMRYPGNQFYMKSGAEMQQLFPDQPEALANTIEIAKRCNVEFEFDLPAERLHFPAFFPLPEGVSKEDHLMEIGKRELEKLYNLKDFDHPEDELGERVKKQYEYEVGIIKQTNYVNYFLVVADFIRWAKENDIPVGPGRGSGAGSILAYALGITAIDPLKYNLIFERFLNPDRVSPPDFDIDFCPTKRQAVIQYVREKYGEDCVAQIITFGTLGAKTLMRDIGRVLDLPLSECDKVAKLIPDMTKNLQTAQKDSPDFALACRTDPTARAIMKYAPRLEGLPRHTGMHAAGVVIGEKPLIDIIPLTRERKEGMTVVQFEKGPTEEIGLLKMDFLGLKNLTIIQEAIDHIEANHGIKIDPMELPLDDEKTFDLFCRGDTAGVFQLESPGMRDTLRQMNPDCFEDIIAVLALYRPGPMQFIPTYNARKHGKEKVKYDHPILEPILKETNGIIVYQEQIQQAARDLAGFSLGEGDILRRAMGKKKKEVMDEQRSYFVEGCKKTNSIEEKLANRIFDNIAKFAEYGFNKSHSTAYGFVSFQTAYLKAHYPEEFMAALLSAEMGNPDKLAGVLSEVKEMGIEIRPPSVNESIARFRPTKGAIHFGMAGIKGVGGGAVDALVSERDANGPYEGLIDFCSRVDSQALNRKALENLIKCGAFDFTGIHRSRLFEGIGTALARAAEAAKDRASGQGNMFDMLGGGETEETVGDEELPDAAPWHENEMLSTEKELIGFYVSGHPLAAHEWTLKTFALQRIGNLEEYEERLSKGEKEIYVRLGGLVDQYRKMFTKKDPPRPYARFVIEGLDGAINAVVWPDDFQNLEPFLDDGKAIMVGAKIALDFRDSLEVQVSEIIPLTDAGLRYTKKVSIHLTEASVTEERLKTIQEIAKRNPGLTPLSICILLDSGEKVFVKAHRDYYVEATQQLGHELEQLLGEDCVKIVSRQNPLLRPPARRKWQKRG; encoded by the coding sequence ATGAAAACTGTTCCATTCTGCCATCTTCATTTTCACACGCAATACAGCCTGCTCGACAGCGCCTGCAAAGTCGGCGAGATCATGGAGACCGCCAAGGCTCTGGGGCAGGAGTATGTGGCCATGACCGACCACGGGAACCTCTACGGCGCGGTCGAGTTCTATAAAAAAGCCTATTCCGCAGGCATCAAACCCATTATCGGCTGCGAAGTGTATGTCGCCCGCAACGGTATGGACGAAAAATCGTCTCAGGCCGATAACATGCACCTGGTGCTGCTGGCCGAAAATAACAAGGGCTACGAGAACCTGATGAAGCTGGTCTCAAAAGCTCACCTCGAAGGATTCTACTATAAACCGCGCATCGACAAAAAGCTGCTGCGCGAGTACAGCGGCGGCATCATCGGACTCTCCGCCTGCCTGAAGGGTGAAGTCACTGAAGCCGCAGCGGCGGGAGACGTCGACAAAGCTGTCGCTCTGGCCCATGAATACTCAGAGATTCTCGGACCGAATAATTTTTACCTCGAACTGCAGGATCACGGCATGCCGGAGCAGAAAGAGGGAAACAGGCATATGCTTGAGGTGGCGAGAATCACCGGACTTCCGCTGGTGGTCACCAACGATGTCCACTATATCAAACAGACCGACCATGAAGCGCACGATGTGCTGATCTGCCTGCAGCAGGGGCACCTGCTGACCGACGAAAACCGAATGCGCTACCCCGGCAACCAGTTCTATATGAAGAGCGGCGCCGAAATGCAGCAGCTTTTCCCCGACCAGCCGGAAGCGCTCGCCAACACCATCGAGATCGCCAAGCGCTGCAATGTGGAATTTGAGTTCGACCTGCCCGCCGAACGGCTCCACTTCCCGGCATTCTTCCCTCTTCCCGAAGGCGTTTCCAAAGAAGACCACCTAATGGAAATCGGGAAACGCGAACTGGAAAAACTTTATAACCTGAAAGATTTCGATCACCCGGAAGATGAGCTCGGCGAACGAGTGAAAAAACAGTATGAGTACGAAGTCGGCATCATCAAGCAGACCAACTATGTCAACTACTTCCTCGTGGTGGCCGACTTCATTCGCTGGGCCAAAGAAAACGACATCCCGGTCGGTCCGGGGCGCGGATCGGGGGCTGGATCTATTCTGGCCTACGCGCTGGGAATCACGGCCATCGATCCGCTGAAGTACAATCTGATTTTTGAACGATTCCTCAACCCGGACCGCGTCTCACCCCCCGACTTCGATATCGACTTCTGCCCCACCAAACGGCAGGCCGTTATCCAGTACGTGCGCGAAAAATACGGCGAGGACTGTGTAGCACAGATTATCACTTTTGGAACACTCGGCGCAAAAACGCTGATGCGGGATATCGGACGCGTACTCGACCTGCCGCTCTCTGAGTGCGACAAGGTCGCCAAGCTCATTCCGGACATGACCAAAAACCTGCAGACCGCGCAGAAGGACAGTCCGGACTTTGCCCTCGCCTGCCGAACGGACCCAACCGCGCGCGCGATCATGAAATACGCGCCGAGACTCGAAGGCCTGCCGCGCCATACGGGGATGCACGCCGCCGGAGTGGTGATCGGCGAAAAACCGCTGATCGACATCATCCCGCTCACACGCGAGCGCAAGGAGGGCATGACGGTTGTCCAGTTTGAAAAAGGGCCGACGGAAGAAATCGGCCTGCTCAAGATGGACTTCCTCGGCCTCAAAAACCTGACGATCATTCAGGAAGCCATCGATCATATTGAAGCCAACCACGGCATTAAAATCGATCCGATGGAACTCCCGCTCGATGACGAAAAAACGTTCGATCTGTTCTGCCGAGGGGATACGGCCGGCGTGTTCCAGCTGGAAAGTCCCGGAATGCGCGATACCCTGCGACAGATGAATCCCGACTGTTTTGAGGATATCATCGCGGTGCTGGCGCTTTATCGTCCGGGCCCCATGCAGTTTATCCCGACCTACAACGCGCGTAAACACGGCAAGGAAAAGGTTAAATACGACCATCCGATTCTCGAGCCGATCCTGAAAGAAACCAATGGGATCATTGTTTATCAGGAGCAGATCCAGCAGGCCGCGCGCGACCTCGCGGGCTTTTCGCTGGGCGAAGGGGACATCCTTCGCCGCGCCATGGGTAAAAAGAAAAAAGAGGTGATGGACGAGCAGCGCAGCTATTTCGTTGAAGGCTGCAAAAAAACCAACAGTATAGAAGAAAAGCTCGCCAACAGAATCTTTGACAACATCGCCAAATTTGCGGAATACGGATTTAACAAATCGCATTCAACCGCCTACGGATTTGTTTCTTTTCAGACTGCTTATCTCAAAGCGCATTACCCCGAAGAATTCATGGCCGCCCTGCTCTCGGCAGAAATGGGCAATCCCGACAAACTCGCGGGGGTTCTGTCCGAAGTGAAGGAAATGGGCATTGAAATCCGCCCCCCGAGCGTCAACGAATCCATCGCCCGCTTCCGCCCGACCAAGGGAGCCATTCATTTCGGCATGGCCGGAATCAAAGGTGTCGGAGGCGGCGCTGTCGACGCCCTGGTATCCGAGCGCGATGCCAACGGCCCTTATGAAGGACTGATCGATTTCTGCAGCCGGGTCGACTCGCAGGCACTGAACCGAAAAGCGCTCGAAAACCTGATCAAATGCGGAGCGTTCGATTTTACCGGCATCCACCGCTCACGGCTGTTCGAAGGCATCGGGACCGCTCTTGCCCGTGCAGCCGAAGCCGCTAAAGACCGCGCCAGCGGACAGGGAAACATGTTTGATATGCTGGGCGGCGGAGAAACAGAAGAAACCGTCGGGGATGAAGAACTTCCCGATGCCGCGCCATGGCACGAAAACGAAATGCTCTCCACCGAAAAAGAACTGATCGGATTCTATGTATCCGGCCATCCGCTGGCCGCACATGAATGGACGCTCAAGACTTTTGCCCTGCAGCGCATCGGAAACCTCGAAGAATACGAAGAGCGGCTGAGCAAAGGAGAAAAAGAGATTTATGTCCGCCTCGGCGGACTCGTGGACCAATACCGGAAAATGTTCACCAAAAAGGATCCGCCGCGACCATATGCCCGCTTCGTCATCGAAGGACTTGACGGCGCCATCAATGCGGTGGTCTGGCCGGATGATTTCCAAAATCTGGAACCGTTTCTGGATGATGGGAAAGCCATCATGGTCGGGGCAAAAATTGCGCTCGATTTCCGTGATTCACTCGAAGTTCAGGTGTCGGAAATCATCCCGCTGACTGATGCCGGGCTGCGCTACACTAAAAAAGTAAGTATCCATCTAACCGAAGCCTCTGTAACAGAAGAGCGCCTGAAAACCATTCAGGAAATCGCCAAACGAAACCCCGGCCTCACGCCGCTCTCCATCTGCATCCTGCTCGACAGCGGCGAAAAAGTTTTCGTCAAAGCGCATCGAGACTACTACGTCGAGGCCACCCAGCAGCTTGGACACGAACTTGAACAACTGCTCGGCGAGGATTGCGTAAAAATCGTCTCCCGTCAGAATCCGCTGCTTCGCCCACCCGCGCGGCGCAAATGGCAGAAACGCGGATGA
- a CDS encoding exonuclease domain-containing protein, with protein MAPAKKASSAYVWFDTEFTSLDLDEARLLQVSVMLTDKDLRRLTPSEDDLNLYVRVDEETPLSPWVQKHLPDLVKKCRSRSAVPVDELDGKLTAWVDRWCGTPIKTIQKRPLMAGNSVHNDWILARKFFPEFVSRLHYRLLDVSTLKVQWFDAAGGAEFDKQDAKLVKKYFPEADLRRLRQHDAYYDIVASAAELAYYRAHTTFTV; from the coding sequence ATGGCACCTGCAAAAAAAGCATCCAGCGCGTATGTCTGGTTCGACACGGAGTTCACCTCGCTCGATCTCGACGAAGCACGCCTGCTTCAGGTGTCTGTTATGCTGACCGATAAAGACCTCCGGCGGCTTACGCCGTCGGAGGATGACCTGAACCTCTATGTGCGGGTTGACGAGGAAACACCTCTCAGCCCGTGGGTTCAGAAGCACCTGCCCGATCTCGTCAAAAAATGCCGCTCGCGCTCGGCGGTTCCGGTCGATGAGCTCGACGGGAAACTGACTGCGTGGGTAGACCGCTGGTGCGGCACGCCGATCAAAACAATCCAGAAACGTCCGCTTATGGCGGGCAACAGCGTTCATAACGACTGGATTCTGGCTCGAAAGTTTTTCCCGGAATTCGTCAGCCGTCTTCATTACCGGCTTCTGGATGTTTCCACGCTGAAAGTGCAGTGGTTTGATGCCGCGGGTGGTGCGGAGTTCGACAAACAGGACGCCAAACTCGTCAAAAAGTATTTTCCCGAAGCCGATCTGCGCCGCCTGCGTCAGCACGACGCTTATTACGACATTGTTGCCTCTGCCGCCGAACTCGCTTATTACCGGGCACACACAACGTTTACTGTCTGA
- the hisC gene encoding histidinol-phosphate transaminase, whose translation MKTNEWIPKVPVYQPGKPITEVARELGFDDIDEIIKVASNENELGPSPKALEAMAAEAAEMHRYPDGGGFYLKRRLAEKLGVKPENIMLGNGSNELIEFLGHAYLQPGANLVMSEGAFVVYRLVAALFCAETIAAPMKNFGHDLDAMLDAITPETRIVTICNPNNPTGTIITPDEIDAFIEKLPDHVLAVFDEAYFELAPENVQADVLKHIRAGRKNVMVMRTFSKAYGLAGLRIGYGIAHEEVVETLNHVRQPFNANAMAQAAALAALDDDDHIAQTREMVFQGLELFAEKLPTIGKGLEFVPSYANFILVKTGNGAEVFAELQKRKVIVRPMAGYGLPDWVRITIGTPEQNTQVLKALAEVV comes from the coding sequence ATGAAAACAAATGAATGGATTCCGAAGGTGCCGGTTTACCAGCCGGGAAAACCGATCACTGAAGTCGCCCGTGAACTGGGCTTTGATGATATTGATGAAATCATAAAGGTTGCCTCCAACGAGAACGAACTGGGCCCGTCGCCCAAAGCGCTCGAAGCAATGGCTGCCGAAGCCGCCGAAATGCATCGTTATCCGGACGGCGGTGGTTTCTACCTGAAGCGCCGACTGGCTGAAAAGCTGGGTGTGAAACCGGAAAACATTATGCTCGGCAACGGCAGCAATGAGCTGATCGAGTTTTTAGGCCATGCATATCTTCAGCCCGGAGCCAATCTGGTGATGAGCGAAGGAGCCTTTGTGGTCTATCGTCTCGTGGCGGCTCTGTTCTGCGCCGAGACGATTGCGGCGCCGATGAAAAACTTCGGACATGACCTTGATGCCATGCTCGATGCCATTACGCCGGAAACCCGTATTGTCACCATCTGCAATCCTAACAATCCCACCGGAACCATCATTACGCCGGACGAGATTGACGCATTTATTGAGAAGCTCCCGGATCACGTGCTGGCCGTGTTTGATGAAGCCTATTTTGAACTGGCTCCTGAAAACGTTCAGGCTGACGTCCTCAAGCATATTCGGGCTGGACGTAAAAACGTGATGGTGATGCGTACATTCTCAAAAGCCTACGGGCTGGCTGGGCTTCGCATCGGCTACGGCATTGCCCACGAAGAGGTTGTCGAAACACTGAATCACGTCCGTCAGCCGTTCAATGCCAATGCCATGGCCCAGGCTGCCGCGCTGGCTGCACTCGATGACGACGACCACATCGCCCAAACCCGCGAAATGGTTTTTCAGGGGTTGGAGCTTTTTGCGGAAAAACTTCCAACCATTGGAAAAGGGCTGGAATTTGTGCCGTCATACGCCAATTTCATTCTCGTCAAAACCGGCAATGGTGCTGAAGTGTTTGCGGAGCTTCAGAAGCGTAAAGTGATTGTCCGTCCCATGGCGGGGTATGGACTGCCCGACTGGGTTCGCATCACTATTGGGACTCCGGAACAGAATACACAGGTCCTAAAAGCACTGGCGGAGGTCGTTTGA
- the scpB gene encoding SMC-Scp complex subunit ScpB, translating into MSDVEILPELKEIIGSLLFAAKKPLTAKEIRKALIGTGENYGGPYEQFTSLKENEILEAIEGLKEELSKNATGLHVADVAHGFRLQNNVACGPWVRTMLDKDRTTKLSKPALETLAIVAYRQPVLRSEIESVRGVSVDSILRNLVELQLVKVVGRSELPGRPWMFGTTQRFLEHFGLKSLDDMPGMDELKRREMEAGEGEKTLQTNSFPAIEKELEGQAETPTTEGDDNEPG; encoded by the coding sequence ATGAGTGATGTAGAAATCCTGCCTGAATTAAAAGAAATCATCGGGTCTCTTCTGTTTGCCGCCAAAAAACCGCTCACCGCCAAAGAGATCCGTAAAGCGCTGATTGGAACCGGTGAAAACTACGGCGGTCCCTATGAACAGTTTACTTCGCTGAAGGAAAACGAAATCCTGGAGGCGATTGAAGGACTCAAGGAGGAGCTTTCAAAAAATGCAACCGGCCTGCATGTTGCCGACGTGGCACACGGGTTTCGCCTGCAGAATAATGTGGCGTGCGGTCCATGGGTCCGCACCATGCTGGATAAGGACCGCACCACCAAGCTGTCCAAGCCGGCGTTGGAAACCCTTGCGATTGTTGCCTACCGCCAGCCGGTTCTCCGCTCCGAAATTGAATCGGTTCGCGGTGTGTCCGTGGACAGTATCCTGCGCAATCTGGTTGAGCTTCAGCTGGTGAAGGTTGTGGGGCGCAGTGAGCTGCCGGGGCGTCCGTGGATGTTTGGAACCACACAGCGCTTTCTGGAGCACTTCGGTCTGAAGAGTCTCGATGACATGCCAGGCATGGACGAATTGAAACGGCGGGAAATGGAGGCGGGCGAGGGCGAGAAGACGCTACAGACAAACAGCTTCCCCGCGATTGAAAAAGAATTGGAAGGACAGGCGGAAACGCCGACAACGGAGGGCGACGATAATGAGCCTGGATAA
- the trpS gene encoding tryptophan--tRNA ligase: protein MRILSGIQPSGKLHIGNYFGMMKPALELQEQGEAFLFIADYHALTTVHDASALRQQVRDVALDFLAAGLDPEKTAFYRQSDVPEVQELSWLLSIITPMGLLERCHSYKDKLAKGFAASHGLFAYPVLMSADILIVQSNLVPVGRDQKQHLEVARDLAIKFNNQFEEVFTIPEPSIRDSVAVVPGVDGQKMSKSYDNTLEIFGDPKALKKRVMKIVTDSKELEDPKDPDTCNVFALYKLFASDEELADLAGRYRAGNFGYGTAKKELLAKINEHFAPMREKRAELENNLDYVEEVLSRGAEKARAEAQKTLSAARRAVGLE from the coding sequence ATGAGAATATTATCTGGAATACAGCCGTCCGGAAAACTGCATATCGGGAATTACTTCGGAATGATGAAACCCGCTCTCGAGCTGCAGGAGCAGGGCGAGGCTTTTCTGTTTATTGCCGATTATCATGCACTGACGACAGTTCATGATGCGTCGGCGCTGCGCCAGCAGGTCAGGGATGTGGCGCTCGACTTTCTGGCGGCCGGGCTCGATCCGGAAAAAACGGCATTTTACCGCCAGAGCGATGTCCCCGAAGTGCAGGAGCTGTCGTGGCTTTTGTCGATTATCACACCTATGGGGCTGCTGGAGCGCTGCCACTCCTATAAGGACAAACTTGCCAAGGGATTTGCCGCAAGCCACGGACTGTTCGCCTATCCGGTGCTGATGTCTGCGGATATTCTGATTGTGCAGTCCAATCTGGTGCCGGTCGGCCGCGACCAGAAGCAGCATCTTGAAGTGGCCCGCGATCTGGCCATCAAGTTCAATAACCAGTTTGAAGAGGTTTTCACGATTCCTGAGCCGTCCATCCGCGACTCCGTGGCGGTTGTGCCCGGCGTTGACGGACAGAAAATGTCGAAATCCTACGACAACACGCTGGAAATTTTTGGAGATCCAAAAGCGCTCAAAAAACGCGTGATGAAAATTGTGACTGATTCCAAAGAGCTGGAGGATCCCAAAGATCCGGACACCTGCAATGTGTTTGCACTCTACAAACTGTTTGCTTCAGACGAAGAACTGGCGGATCTGGCCGGACGCTATCGGGCCGGGAACTTCGGCTACGGCACTGCGAAAAAGGAGCTGCTCGCGAAAATCAACGAGCATTTTGCTCCGATGCGCGAGAAGCGGGCGGAACTTGAGAACAATCTGGATTATGTCGAAGAGGTTCTCTCCAGAGGGGCTGAAAAAGCCCGGGCAGAGGCACAGAAAACGCTTTCGGCCGCCCGCAGGGCCGTCGGGCTGGAATAG
- the pheA gene encoding prephenate dehydratase, which produces MSLDKLRKKIDQLDAQLVKLLNERVSVALEIGKTKKEQGGEIYVPSREKAVFERISELNKGGSLPDKSARAIYREIMSAALALESNLRICYLGPPATFTHQAARSKFGASVEYHPAGSIADVFAAVENGNADYGVVPIENSTEGAVTHTFDQFTGTTLKICAEIYLPISLCLMASVSGEKVSRICSKQEALGQCRHWLNANMSGIEFDAVNSTTLAAEMASKSDCAAIASHFAAELYGLDILAENIQDVSGNTTRFLVIGAQCSEPTGDDKTSIYFGTKHKAGALHDALGALQANGINMSKIESRPSGDKVWEYVFFVDFEGHADNPNVKKALKEMEDHCAVLTVLGSYPKAG; this is translated from the coding sequence ATGAGCCTGGATAAACTGAGAAAGAAAATTGACCAACTCGACGCACAGCTGGTCAAGCTGCTCAACGAGCGGGTCAGCGTTGCGCTGGAAATCGGAAAAACGAAAAAGGAGCAGGGGGGCGAAATTTATGTTCCTTCCCGCGAAAAAGCAGTTTTTGAACGCATCAGTGAGCTGAATAAGGGCGGTTCTCTTCCGGACAAATCGGCTCGCGCCATTTATCGGGAAATTATGTCTGCCGCATTGGCGCTTGAGAGCAACCTGAGGATCTGTTATCTGGGGCCGCCGGCCACATTTACCCATCAGGCGGCCCGCTCTAAATTCGGGGCCAGTGTCGAATATCATCCGGCCGGTTCCATTGCCGACGTGTTTGCCGCGGTTGAGAACGGCAATGCCGATTATGGCGTTGTCCCGATTGAAAACTCGACCGAAGGTGCGGTGACGCACACCTTTGATCAGTTCACTGGAACCACCCTGAAAATCTGTGCAGAAATCTATCTTCCGATTTCGCTCTGCCTGATGGCCTCTGTTTCAGGTGAGAAGGTCAGTCGGATCTGTTCCAAACAGGAAGCGCTTGGGCAGTGCCGTCACTGGCTGAACGCGAACATGTCCGGCATTGAGTTTGATGCCGTCAACAGCACCACGCTGGCAGCTGAAATGGCGTCCAAGAGCGATTGCGCGGCCATTGCCAGTCATTTTGCCGCCGAGTTGTACGGCCTTGATATCCTTGCTGAAAACATTCAGGACGTCAGCGGAAACACGACGCGGTTTCTCGTGATCGGCGCACAGTGTTCCGAGCCGACCGGCGATGATAAAACATCAATTTATTTTGGAACCAAACACAAAGCCGGAGCATTGCATGACGCTCTTGGTGCACTTCAGGCGAACGGCATCAACATGAGCAAAATCGAGTCTCGGCCCAGCGGTGACAAGGTCTGGGAATATGTTTTCTTTGTGGACTTCGAAGGCCATGCTGACAATCCCAATGTAAAAAAAGCACTGAAAGAAATGGAAGATCACTGCGCAGTGCTGACCGTGCTGGGGTCCTATCCAAAAGCGGGGTAA
- a CDS encoding segregation and condensation protein A has translation MAELLPDEEYKVNLEVFEGPLDLLLYLIKKDEVDIYDIPIGRITAQYMEYLELMKILNLEIAGDFIVMASTLMLIKSRMLLPDDDRGPMEEDDEDDPRWDLVRQLVEYKKFKDAAGFLEVLEEEQENVFGREGEHVELGSRPDVGMQDVGIFDLISALNEALDRVPSEELQEIFAEQYTVGEKVDDLLSRTSNGQKISLGRLFIGMRSRQEIVCTFLAVLELIKLNRLAARQDSHFEEIVIEQVDESDVPAALEEDPEEESVFKEDEELL, from the coding sequence ATGGCTGAGTTGCTCCCCGACGAAGAATATAAAGTGAATCTTGAGGTTTTTGAGGGCCCGCTTGACCTTTTGCTGTACCTCATCAAAAAAGATGAAGTGGATATCTATGATATTCCCATCGGGCGCATTACTGCTCAGTACATGGAATATCTCGAGCTGATGAAAATCCTCAACCTCGAGATTGCCGGCGATTTTATCGTGATGGCTTCTACGCTGATGCTGATTAAAAGCCGGATGCTTCTGCCCGACGATGATCGCGGTCCGATGGAAGAAGATGATGAAGACGATCCGCGCTGGGATCTGGTCCGGCAGCTGGTCGAATACAAAAAATTCAAAGACGCCGCCGGGTTTCTGGAAGTGCTTGAGGAAGAACAGGAGAATGTGTTCGGCCGCGAAGGAGAACATGTCGAGCTGGGCTCCCGTCCGGATGTCGGCATGCAGGATGTCGGGATTTTTGACCTGATCAGCGCTTTGAATGAAGCGCTGGACCGGGTTCCCTCCGAAGAGCTTCAGGAAATCTTTGCCGAGCAGTACACTGTGGGCGAAAAAGTGGATGATCTGCTCAGCCGAACCAGCAACGGCCAGAAAATTTCCCTGGGTCGACTGTTTATCGGGATGCGCTCTCGACAGGAAATTGTCTGTACATTCCTGGCGGTGCTCGAACTGATTAAACTGAACCGACTGGCCGCCCGGCAGGACAGCCACTTCGAAGAGATCGTGATTGAGCAGGTTGATGAGAGTGATGTGCCCGCTGCGCTGGAAGAAGATCCGGAAGAAGAGTCCGTTTTTAAAGAAGATGAGGAGCTGCTATGA
- a CDS encoding acetate/propionate family kinase — translation MKILVLNSGSSSIKFKLYDVDAQNDQFSALCEGQADRIGIEGSNITLKVAADDSKEKQYGDLANHKVAIDRILHMLMDGEKAVLSSLEELAGVGHRVVHGGEDFTASALITDEVIDAIDRNAVLAPLHNPPNLMGIKAMAALLPDMPQVAVFDTAVHQTMPKKAYMYALPRAQYETYKIRKYGFHGTSHGYVAQKAAEQLGKPLEDLKIITCHLGNGGSLAAFMNGQSVDTTMGFTPLDGIIMGTRSGTIDPYVPLYIQETQELNPAQVSTMMNKQGGLLAISGKSDMRDNVQGAKEGDEGCRLAIEMFCYSIQKFIGSYIAVMNGVDAIVFTAGVGENNAMLRTTIMENFTFMGVEMDAAKNDANETLISTAASTVAVLKIHTNEELVIALDTFGLISGK, via the coding sequence ATGAAAATTCTAGTACTCAATTCGGGTTCTTCTTCTATCAAATTCAAACTGTATGATGTCGATGCGCAGAACGACCAGTTCTCGGCTCTGTGCGAAGGTCAGGCGGACCGGATTGGTATTGAGGGGTCCAACATCACTCTCAAAGTCGCGGCTGACGACAGCAAAGAAAAGCAATATGGTGATCTGGCTAACCACAAGGTTGCAATCGACCGGATTCTTCACATGCTGATGGACGGGGAAAAGGCCGTTCTCTCCAGTTTGGAGGAACTTGCCGGTGTGGGCCATCGCGTGGTGCACGGCGGAGAGGATTTCACTGCGTCCGCGCTGATTACCGACGAAGTAATTGACGCGATTGATCGCAATGCCGTTCTGGCTCCGCTGCACAATCCGCCGAACCTGATGGGAATCAAAGCGATGGCTGCGCTTCTGCCGGATATGCCGCAGGTCGCTGTTTTTGATACGGCAGTTCATCAGACGATGCCCAAAAAGGCATATATGTATGCTCTGCCGCGAGCTCAGTACGAAACCTACAAGATCCGCAAATACGGTTTCCACGGAACGTCGCACGGTTATGTGGCCCAGAAAGCGGCGGAGCAGCTCGGCAAGCCGCTGGAAGATCTGAAGATCATTACCTGTCATCTTGGAAACGGCGGTTCTCTGGCTGCTTTTATGAACGGACAGTCCGTGGATACCACGATGGGCTTTACGCCGCTTGATGGAATCATCATGGGAACCCGTTCCGGGACCATCGATCCCTACGTTCCGCTTTACATCCAGGAAACACAGGAGCTTAACCCGGCTCAGGTGAGCACCATGATGAACAAGCAGGGCGGTCTGCTCGCGATTTCCGGCAAGAGCGATATGCGCGACAATGTGCAGGGCGCGAAAGAGGGTGATGAAGGCTGCAGGCTGGCCATCGAAATGTTCTGTTACAGTATCCAGAAGTTTATCGGTTCGTACATTGCCGTCATGAACGGCGTGGATGCGATTGTTTTCACCGCCGGAGTCGGTGAAAATAATGCCATGCTGCGTACAACGATCATGGAAAACTTCACCTTCATGGGCGTGGAAATGGATGCGGCGAAAAATGACGCTAACGAGACCCTTATCTCTACGGCCGCTTCCACAGTGGCCGTGCTCAAAATTCACACCAACGAAGAGCTTGTGATCGCACTCGACACCTTTGGGCTCATTTCCGGGAAATAA